One Phragmites australis chromosome 23, lpPhrAust1.1, whole genome shotgun sequence DNA window includes the following coding sequences:
- the LOC133905713 gene encoding uncharacterized protein LOC133905713 translates to MGQEEATLMPATVVFSGEPITTPVEAPDTLPESPRKAKAPARWLSVPPPPGRPRTMPMQGARSFSRARAVRPEDDPFLAAYLACTKSSGRRGGTDGGAGSRPEPKGRRRFTWVGLGLSCKGSGGAVEQSMVKVAKRPEVDPRDD, encoded by the coding sequence ATGGGCCAGGAGGAAGCCACGCTGATGCCGGCCACCGTGGTCTTCTCAGGGGAGCCAATCACGACGCCCGTGGAAGCCCCTGACACGCTGCCAGAGAGCCCGAGGAAGGCGAAGGCCCCGGCGCGCTGGCTCTccgtgccaccgccgccgggcCGGCCAAGGACCATGCCGATGCAGGGGGCGAGGAGCTTCTCGAGGGCCCGCGCCGTCCGGCCGGAGGATGACCCGTTCCTCGCCGCGTACCTGGCTTGCACTAAGAGCAGTGGCAGGAGAGGCGGGACGGACGGCGGTGCCGGCTCCCGGCCGGAGCCCAAGGGCCGGAGGCGGTTCACGTGGGTCGGGCTCGGGCTCTCCTGCAAGGGCTCCGGTGGAGCTGTGGAGCAGAGCATGGTGAAGGTGGCTAAACGGCCGGAGGTGGATCCTAGAGATGATTAA